A window of Littorina saxatilis isolate snail1 linkage group LG7, US_GU_Lsax_2.0, whole genome shotgun sequence contains these coding sequences:
- the LOC138970686 gene encoding uncharacterized protein, which produces MEHAPKMDWTTDNPAESFKLFSQRIELYFKAKKVPTAEQTTHILLQVGEEGLRRYNSWTLTDDDEQTPAAILKRFREQLEPSENFRVARLKLMAFRQGPSESLDNFVNKCKLQAIKCDFSTEETNERIIELIIANTTDADYQKNLLSQKKGLKLENAVQIGRTFEATACHVQQLQDMRLPSTHVHSLQVSRCKNCGRSHEPRKCPAYGSQCRSCGKENHWAKVCRSSATGSNQKQQSQRNQNTRGDQGRGAHHDSRRAVHDVQASTDIEDHFDMLSFNNVKISSITRRDEAFVQLNVKLTSRPGIHNLNLKVDTGAQGNTLPLRTFRQMFPDHLREDEMPTSAIADKEKSVRLTAYNGTTIPCHGIFSFPCKFRDSSWKEAQFHIVDVTGPAVMGLPTCEQLKIVTLHCSIDTERSEPISSTKDLMRRYPESQREDIMEQLHYGHQGIEKTRLRARESVFWPGINKDIEQRTKSCPICQEHKPSQSPESLMPHEVPSRPWETLGTDLFRLHGYEYLLLTDYYSKYFIVRKLAGDATSNTVIRALKQMFSEHGIPSKLISDNGPQFSSDAFVTFAREWAFDHITSSPRYPRSNGMSERHVQTVKDALQKASQARTDPDLALLCLRTTPLSSSIPSPLEILTGRKARSNMPIKLNSLPNSIREELQDRQNVQKMYHDRHAKDLPVLQPGQQARVQDYQTGKWIPATVTGPRAEPRSYQLATQQGQMLRRNRVHIRDVPQAVEATPKPPQQEPLQQQLPSQAGATTTRSGRIVKAPQKLDL; this is translated from the coding sequence ATGGAACATGCGCCCAAAATGGACTGGACCACGGACAACCCTGCAGAATCTTTCAAACTATTCTCACAGAGAATTGAACTATATTTCAAAGCCAAGAAAGTTCCCACAGCGGAACAGACAACCCACATCCTCCTTCAGGTCGGAGAAGAAGGGCTCAGGAGATATAACTCCTGGACCTTGACGGATGACGACGAGCAGACCCCAGCTGCCATCCTCAAGCGCTTCAGAGAGCAGCTGGAGCCCTCAGAAAACTTTCGGGTTGCACGCCTGAAGTTAATGGCATTTCGACAAGGCCCATCGGAATCCTTGGACAATTTTGTCAACAAGTGTAAACTGCAAGCGATCAAATGCGATTTCTCAACAGAAGAAACCAACGAGCGCATTATCGAATTAATCATTGCCAATACAACTGACGCAGACTACCAGAAAAACCTCCTCAGCCAGAAAAAAGGGCTGAAACTGGAGAACGCCGTGCAAATAGGCAGGACTTTTGAAGCCACAGCCTGCCACGTACAACAGCTCCAGGATATGAGACTTCCCAGCACACATGTCCACAGCCTTCAAGTAAGCAGGTGCAAGAACTGTGGACGTTCACATGAGCCCAGAAAATGTCCTGCATATGGATCCCAGTGCAGATCATGCGGGAAAGAAAACCACTGGGCCAAGGTGTGTCGGTCCTCTGCCACAGGTTcaaatcaaaaacaacagaGCCAGAGGAACCAGAACACCAGAGGTGACCAAGGACGTGGAGCACATCATGACAGCCGCAGAGCTGTGCATGATGTTCAAGCATCCACAGACATAGAAGACCACTTTGACATGCTGTCCTTCAACAATGTGAAGATATCGTCCATCACAAGAAGAGACGAGGCTTTCGTACAGCTCAACGTCAAGCTGACCAGCCGACCAGGGATCCACAATCTCAATCTGAAAGTGGACACTGGAGCTCAGGGAAATACTCTACCCTTACGTACATTCCGGCAGATGTTCCCTGACCACCTGCGAGAAGACGAGATGCCAACAAGCGCAATTGCAGACAAAGAAAAATCTGTACGTCTGACGGCATACAATGGCACAACAATACCATGTCATGGAATCTTCAGCTTCCCATGCAAGTTCAGAGATTCGTCATGGAAAGAAGCACAGTTCCACATTGTAGACGTCACAGGACCTGCAGTCATGGGCCTGCCAACATGCGAACAACTCAAGATTGTCACTCTCCATTGTAGCATTGACACAGAAAGGTCTGAGCCAATCAGTTCCACCAAGGATCTGATGCGTCGATACCCAGAATCACAACGGGAAGACATCATGGAACAACTCCATTATGGTCACCAAGGCATCGAGAAGACGCGACTTCGTGCCAGAGAATCTGTCTTCTGGCCTGGAATCAACAAGGACATTGAGCAGAGAACCAAGTCATGCCCCATCTGCCAGGAGCACAAACCATCGCAGTCCCCTGAGTCCCTCATGCCACATGAGGTGCCCAGTCGCCCATGGGAGACCCTTGGAACAGACCTGTTCAGACTCCATGGCTATGAGTATTTGCTGCTCACTGACTACTACAGCAAGTACTTCATCGTCAGAAAGCTTGCTGGTGACGCAACTAGCAACACTGTCATCAGAGCACTAAAGCAGATGTTCTCTGAGCATGGCATTCCCAGCAAGCTGATAAGTGACAACGGCCCCCAATTCTCATCGGACGCCTTCGTCACATTTGCAAGAGAGTGGGCATTCGACCACATAACCTCTTCCCCCAGATACCCCAGATCCAACGGTATGAGTGAGAGACACGTGCAGACAGTCAAGGATGCTCTACAGAAGGCCAGCCAAGCCAGAACTGATCCTGACCTTGCCCTTCTATGTCTGCGCACCACCCCTCTGTCCTCATCTATTCCAAGTCCCCTCGAAATCCTGACAGGAAGAAAAGCACGATCCAACATGCCCATAAAGCTGAACTCTCTCCCAAACTCAATCAGAGAAGAGCTTCAAGATCGCCAGAACGTACAGAAGATGTACCACGATCGGCATGCCAAAGACCTGCCAGTCCTTCAGCCTGGTCAACAAGCCCGTGTCCAGGACTACCAGACAGGGAAATGGATCCCAGCTACCGTCACCGGACCGAGGGCGGAGCCGAGGTCGTACCAGCTTGCCACGCAACAAGGACAGATGCTCAGGAGGAACAGAGTCCACATCAGAGACGTTCCCCAAGCAGTAGAGGCTACACCCAAACCACCACAACAAGAACCTCTACAACAGCAGCTTCCTTCACAAGCGGGAGCTACAACAACCCGATCAGGCCGAATCGTCAAAGCCCCGCAGAAATTAGACCTGTAG
- the LOC138970690 gene encoding uncharacterized protein, protein MKLGTSNDLPFVYVISSVEPMGSTVAYHTRTIFKRRAHSCSIHRSKFNASLLIVNILNFLVPKFLICNRSGFLTRAFSRREFERRIALLTKPSGDRVAVFQAAECVMAGESTNCCGGVEWIVCIPDQKAVGTKFSLGPGTSLLSGCLTTESGPLGENAGTLRDITNGDFISLTLSAENVEKCGKVTLPDDSCLSRYFEVLHFWLMKFTTQAFNSRSPTSVQAKCGRVKKVYVKLVSNYNRRPTEKNCSALFDFLCQPFVWKLDVLSKCISEQDGIVAVPEKPAPAAPSTIPAPCAVDVPESDCEIVLRQGKTLFDRDLVSCNIEKELLAYRLDRQLRLNSFLEEKIEELSSFMSKDSKGILKERKLLEKKTLALETKVKFLRDKIKSKTLKQGTVDRKVHEKIVAGLVQKSKVLTKDFNHLSLQFEAGENENEL, encoded by the exons ATGAAACTTGGCACAAGTAACGATCTCCCCTTTGTTTACGTCATATCAAGCGTTGAACCAATGGGAAGCACTGTAGCATATCACACACGAACCATCTTCAAACGAAGAGCTCACAGTTGTTCCATTCATCGTTCGAAGTTCAACGCATCGCTATTGATCGTCAACATCTTGAATTTTCTTGTGCCAAAGTTTCTCATTTGTAATCGGAGCGGTTTTTTAACGCGAGCGTTTTCAAGACGAGAATTTGAGCGTCGAATCGCACTCCTGACAAAGCCGAGTGGAGACCGAGTTGCTGTGTTCCAAGCTGCAGAATGTGTAATGGCGGGCGAGTCAACTAACTGCTGTGGGGGCGTCGAGTGG attGTTTGCATCCCTGATCAGAAGGCTGTTGGAACCAAGTTTTCACTTGGACCTGGAACCTCTCTTCTCAGCGGCTGCTTAACAACTGAATCAGGACCACTGGGGGAGAATGCTGGCACACTGCGAGACATCACAAATGGGGACTTcatctctctcacgctctcggCTGAGAATGTGGAGAAGTGTGGCAAAGTTACTCTTCCGGACGACTCCTGTCTTAGTCGCTACTTCGAAGTTCTTCACTTCTGGCTGATGAAGTTCACCACTCAGGCGTTCAACTCCAGGTCTCCAACTTCCGTGCAAGCAAAGTGTGGGCGTGTGAAAAAGGTTTACGTCAAGCTTGTGAGTAACTACAACAGACGACCGACTGAAAAGAACTGCTCGGCCTTGTTTGACTTTTTGTGTCAGCCTTTCGTGTGGAAACTTGACGTCTTGTCAAAATGCATCTCTGAACAAGATGGAATAGTGGCTGTTCCAGAGAAGCCAGCCCCTGCGGCCCCTTCAACCATCCCTGCTCCTTGTGCCGTCGACGTGCCGGAGAGTGACTGTGAGATTGTTCTTCGTCAAGGCAAGACTTTATTCGACAGGGATTTGGTGAGCTGCAATATCGAAAAAGAGTTGCTTGCCTACCGACTTGACAGACAGCTTAGATTGAACAGTTTTCTGGAAGAAAAGATTGAGGAACTGTCATCTTTTATGTCAAAGGACAGCAAGGGAATTCTAAAAGAGAGGAAACTGCTGGAGAAAAAGACTCTAGCACTCGAAACCAAGGTGAAGTTCCTGAGAGATAAGATTAAAAGTAAAACTCTCAAACAAGGAACTGTTGACAGGAAAGTTCACGAGAAGATAGTTGCAGGACTAGTGCAGAAGAGTAAGGTGCTCACCAAAGATTTCAACCATCTGAGTCTTCAGTTTGAGGCCGGCGAGAATGAAAACGAGCTGTGA